GTCGGCACGGTAAATACCGCCGAATTCCTGGTCACACTGGGTGCCACCCTCGGCTTCGTCGTTGGATTGTGGCAGGATATCGTCGCCAACCTCTCCGCCGTGCTGGCCCTGCTCATCGGTGGTTCCATTGCCGCCCCGATTGCGGCCTGGGTGATTTCCCGGATTGAGCCGGTCGTCCTCGGTGGCCTCGTGGGTACGGCCATCGTGGCTCTCAATATCGGCAAGGTCTTAGGCGGGCTAGAAACCTACTTCGGGCTGACGGCACCGGGTTTTGTCTCCCCGCTGCTCATGGTCGTGGTCCTCGTCGTGGGCATTTCCGCCACCATCCACGGTGCGCGCGCTACCCGGGCAGCCCGCGCAAGGGAATTGGAAGCCGAAAACGCCGAAACCAAGGCGCACGCGGAATTTCATGCCGCAGGCTTTGCCCACAGCGCGACCGGTGCCTCCAAGGGCGAAAGCGCCGTGGAGGAATCCGCACCGCAGGCGGATAAGGCCTAATCCCCGGCTGGGTCGAGGCCGGCAACCTCGCCAATGACATAGACGGCGGGGGAGGAGACGTTATTGTCCTTCATTGTCTGCGCAAGGCGTTCTAAATCGCAGCGAAATTCCCGCTGCGTATCCAGGGTGCCCTCTTGGATAATCGCGCACGGTGTCGACCCAGCAAGCCCGCCTTTCTGCAATGCCCTGGCAATCGCCGGGGCATTTTTCACGCCCATGATGATGGACAAGGTCGCGCCGGACTGGGCCAGGGCGTGCCAATCCACCAGGGACTTCTCGTGGCCAGGCGGCAGATGCCCTGATACGACGGTAAAGCCGTGAACCATTCCGCGCTGGGTGACGGGGATGCCAATGCCCGCGGGCACGGAAACCGCGGAGGTCACCCCTGGAATGACGGTGGTGGGGATAGATGCCTTGGCTAGGGCCTGTACCTCTTCAAAGCCGCGGCCGAACACGAAAGGATCGCCGCCCTTCAGCCGCGCTACCTTCCGCCCGGCTTGGGCGTGCTCGATGAGCAGCTCGTTGATCTTGTCCTGGGTAATCGACTTCTTGTAGGGCAGCTTGGAGACATCGATAAGCTCCTTGGCTGAAATATCGCAGAGCTTATCCAACTGCGGGGCAGGGCCCAGGTGATCGGTCAAGATGACCTCGGCCTCCTGTAGGGCGCGCATGCCGCGAACCGTAATCAGGTCCCACGCGCCGGGGCCGCCACCGATAAGGGATACGGGGTGAATCTGTGCGGACGTCATGCCGCACCATCATAGTGGGAGCCAGACTATGCTTGAGCGATATGGATAACGGTTTCACTGAGGGTTCCGCCTATGACACCGAAACGGTGCGATTTTTTGATGTCGCCCACGAGGGCGCGCAGATTCGTCTGCTCGCCGGGCAAATGGAGCGCTGGGGTGAGATCCTCAACGGGCTCAATCCGCGCTCCCTGGTCATCTTGCCCACCGATGCCATCGCCCGCGAGGCAGCGCACCTCGGCGTCGGCTTGGCCGAACCGCTGCGCATCCCGCTGGTGGTGACGGAATCGCTGCCGCAATACGTGGGCGCGCTCGATATCGTCGTGGCGGTGGGCGAGCCCGCAGAATGCGATTGGGCCTCCCGCGCGCTCATTGCGGCGAGCCAGCG
The window above is part of the Corynebacterium accolens genome. Proteins encoded here:
- the cobA gene encoding uroporphyrinogen-III C-methyltransferase, whose translation is MTSAQIHPVSLIGGGPGAWDLITVRGMRALQEAEVILTDHLGPAPQLDKLCDISAKELIDVSKLPYKKSITQDKINELLIEHAQAGRKVARLKGGDPFVFGRGFEEVQALAKASIPTTVIPGVTSAVSVPAGIGIPVTQRGMVHGFTVVSGHLPPGHEKSLVDWHALAQSGATLSIIMGVKNAPAIARALQKGGLAGSTPCAIIQEGTLDTQREFRCDLERLAQTMKDNNVSSPAVYVIGEVAGLDPAGD